The following are from one region of the Mannheimia granulomatis genome:
- a CDS encoding Abi family protein gives MKQQKLWKSFNEQLDLLQERGLLINDEKKALGYLKSLGYYRLSGYLYSFRQIDPGNPKNRLDQFIPNSRFEDVKALYIFDKKLRQLALDALERIEIALRVSIAYELGKYEPLVHQKSQYFEPHFEHQKWLDKYQNLINRESESSFVKHHLEHYGDLPIWAASEVWDFGTMSMLYKGMLSKDKDRIAKIYHLKDGKHLQTHLHAFNFIRNVSAHHSRLWNKPIIFKANLKGLQDAQWKQLNVAQPFVYFCLMKRMLDVICPNSTWGARFLALLEEFPNVENDAINLQQMGIVTDLSQWKLWQKA, from the coding sequence ATGAAGCAGCAGAAACTTTGGAAAAGTTTTAATGAACAACTCGATCTTTTACAAGAAAGAGGGCTATTGATTAATGACGAAAAGAAAGCTTTAGGCTACTTGAAAAGTCTTGGTTATTATCGGCTAAGTGGGTATCTGTATTCTTTTCGACAAATAGATCCAGGCAATCCTAAAAATCGGCTAGATCAGTTTATTCCTAATAGCCGTTTTGAAGATGTAAAAGCATTGTATATTTTTGACAAAAAGCTCAGACAGTTAGCACTTGATGCTTTAGAACGTATTGAAATTGCTTTAAGAGTGAGTATTGCCTATGAATTAGGTAAATATGAACCATTAGTTCATCAAAAATCACAGTATTTTGAACCGCACTTTGAACATCAAAAATGGTTAGATAAATATCAAAATCTAATCAATAGAGAATCAGAAAGTAGTTTTGTTAAGCATCATTTAGAACATTATGGCGATTTACCGATTTGGGCAGCCAGCGAAGTATGGGATTTCGGCACAATGTCGATGCTTTACAAGGGAATGTTATCGAAAGATAAAGACCGCATTGCCAAAATTTATCACTTAAAAGACGGGAAACATTTACAAACGCATTTGCACGCTTTTAATTTTATCCGAAATGTCTCCGCTCATCATAGCCGCTTGTGGAATAAGCCGATTATTTTCAAAGCAAATCTGAAAGGCTTACAAGATGCACAATGGAAACAGCTTAATGTTGCTCAGCCTTTTGTCTATTTTTGTTTAATGAAGCGTATGTTAGATGTGATTTGCCCAAATTCAACTTGGGGAGCAAGATTTTTGGCACTTTTGGAAGAATTTCCCAATGTTGAAAATGATGCGATTAATTTACAACAAATGGGTATTGTGACAGATTTGAGTCAGTGGAAATTATGGCAGAAAGCCTAA
- a CDS encoding type I restriction-modification system subunit M, whose amino-acid sequence MATIQQRAELQRQIWRIANEVRGAVDGWDFKQYVLGTLFYRFISENFAEYIANGDESVDYSTYSDEEIDAFGIKEDAIKTKGYFIYPSQLFKNVAKTAHQNQALNTELAEIFEAIESSAVGYPSEQDIKGLFADFDTRSSKLGSSVSEKSKRLAAVLKGVAELDFGRFEDNQIDLFGDAYEFLISNYAANAGKSGGEFFTPQNVSKLIAQLALYGQTTVNKIYDPACGSGSLLLQAKKQFDDHVIEEGFFGQEINHTTYNLARMNMFLHNINYDKFHIELGDTLINPKLKDDKPFDAIVSNPPYSIKWIGSDDPTLINDERFAPAGILAPKSKADFAFILHALNYLSAKGRAAIVTFPGIFYRSGAEQKIRQYLIEQNVVETVIALPPNLFFGTSIATNILVLSKHKTDTKTQFIDASELFKKETNNNVLTDEHIAEILQLFSDKADVDHLAKSVDNRKIADNEYNLAVSSYVEQKDTREVINITELNAEISETVAKIDRLRREIDEIVAEIENG is encoded by the coding sequence ATGGCAACTATTCAACAAAGAGCAGAACTCCAGCGTCAAATCTGGCGAATTGCAAACGAAGTTCGTGGAGCGGTAGATGGTTGGGATTTTAAGCAATATGTATTAGGCACATTGTTTTACCGATTTATTAGTGAAAATTTTGCAGAATATATCGCTAACGGTGATGAAAGTGTTGATTATTCTACCTATTCCGATGAAGAAATTGATGCATTTGGCATTAAAGAAGATGCGATTAAAACCAAAGGCTATTTTATTTATCCAAGTCAGTTATTTAAAAATGTAGCAAAAACTGCACACCAAAATCAGGCACTCAATACTGAATTGGCTGAGATTTTTGAGGCTATTGAAAGTTCTGCTGTAGGTTATCCATCGGAACAAGATATTAAAGGCTTATTTGCTGATTTTGATACAAGATCAAGTAAATTGGGCAGTAGTGTCAGTGAAAAAAGTAAACGTCTTGCTGCGGTATTAAAAGGCGTAGCGGAACTCGATTTTGGTCGTTTTGAAGATAATCAAATTGATTTGTTTGGTGATGCTTATGAGTTTCTGATTTCAAACTATGCAGCAAATGCTGGTAAATCTGGTGGAGAGTTTTTCACTCCGCAAAATGTGTCTAAATTGATTGCACAACTAGCTTTATATGGACAAACTACTGTTAATAAAATTTATGATCCGGCTTGTGGTTCTGGCTCGTTATTACTACAAGCGAAAAAACAATTTGATGATCACGTGATTGAAGAAGGCTTCTTTGGGCAAGAGATCAATCATACCACCTACAACCTCGCTCGTATGAATATGTTTTTGCATAATATCAATTATGACAAATTCCATATTGAATTGGGCGATACGCTGATCAACCCAAAATTAAAAGATGATAAACCTTTTGATGCGATTGTATCTAATCCGCCTTATTCGATTAAATGGATTGGTTCTGATGACCCAACATTAATTAATGATGAGCGTTTTGCACCGGCGGGTATTCTCGCACCGAAATCCAAAGCCGATTTTGCCTTTATTCTGCACGCCTTAAATTATCTTTCAGCAAAAGGGCGTGCTGCGATTGTCACTTTCCCCGGTATTTTCTATCGTAGCGGTGCAGAGCAAAAAATTCGTCAATATCTCATTGAGCAAAATGTTGTAGAAACCGTAATTGCACTACCGCCAAATCTTTTCTTTGGCACAAGTATTGCAACGAATATTTTAGTGCTTTCCAAGCATAAAACTGATACAAAAACCCAGTTTATTGATGCAAGCGAACTGTTTAAGAAAGAAACCAACAATAATGTACTAACCGATGAGCATATTGCTGAAATTCTCCAACTTTTTTCTGATAAAGCCGATGTGGATCATTTAGCAAAATCAGTCGATAATCGCAAAATTGCGGATAATGAGTACAATCTTGCGGTAAGCTCTTATGTCGAACAAAAAGATACCCGAGAAGTGATTAACATTACTGAACTCAATGCCGAAATTAGTGAAACGGTGGCAAAAATTGACCGCTTGCGGAGGGAAATTGATGAAATAGTGGCGGAGATTGAAAACGGATAA
- a CDS encoding restriction endonuclease subunit S has product MSNQIIEKLLNGAEVEWKPLGEVCHSIKTGLNPRQFFTLNTPDATNYYVTIRELQNHKIIFTDKTDKLNDEALKLCNNRSNLEIGDILFSGTGTIGNVALIDKEPRNWNIKEGVYAIKPKKNIILPKFLLYLFEIDFIRKDFLSKSAGGTVKSVPMKELAKIIIPIPPLSTQEKIVKTLDKFTELEATLEAELALRKKQYQYYRETLLTFPQDLDRGGYNDITKALYHSGQVVFKALGEVGELIRGNGLQKKDFTESGVPAIHYGQIYTYYSTFADKTKSFVSVELAKKLKKARKGDVLIAGTSENIEDVMKPLGWLGDEIVFSGDMFAFRPNNDLETKYLTYLLQTERFAKYKEKYAQGTKVIRLNSNNFLKYEIPVPSLTEQQKIVKILDKFDRLTNSISEGLPKEIALRRKQYEYYREQLLDFPK; this is encoded by the coding sequence ATGAGTAATCAAATTATTGAGAAATTATTAAATGGGGCTGAGGTTGAGTGGAAGCCTTTGGGGGAAGTTTGTCATTCGATAAAAACAGGTTTAAATCCAAGACAATTTTTTACATTAAATACACCTGATGCAACTAATTACTATGTAACAATTAGAGAATTACAAAATCATAAAATCATTTTTACTGATAAAACTGATAAATTAAATGATGAAGCGTTGAAATTATGTAATAACCGTTCTAATTTAGAAATTGGAGATATTTTATTTTCTGGAACAGGGACTATTGGAAATGTAGCACTGATTGACAAAGAACCTAGGAATTGGAATATCAAAGAAGGAGTTTATGCCATAAAACCAAAGAAGAATATAATTTTGCCTAAATTCCTTTTATATCTTTTTGAAATAGATTTCATTAGAAAAGATTTTTTAAGTAAATCTGCTGGAGGTACGGTTAAAAGTGTTCCAATGAAGGAATTAGCTAAAATAATAATCCCAATCCCCCCACTCTCAACCCAAGAAAAAATTGTAAAAACACTTGACAAATTCACTGAGCTGGAAGCTACGCTGGAAGCTGAATTAGCACTGCGGAAAAAACAATATCAATATTACCGAGAAACCCTATTGACATTCCCGCAAGATTTAGATAGGGGGGGGTATAATGACATCACCAAAGCCTTGTACCACAGTGGTCAAGTGGTGTTTAAGGCTTTGGGGGAAGTTGGTGAGTTAATTCGTGGAAATGGATTACAGAAAAAAGATTTTACTGAAAGTGGAGTACCTGCAATTCATTATGGGCAGATTTATACTTATTATAGTACTTTTGCAGATAAAACGAAGTCTTTTGTTTCTGTTGAATTAGCCAAAAAACTCAAAAAAGCCAGAAAAGGCGATGTGTTAATTGCGGGGACAAGTGAAAACATTGAAGATGTAATGAAACCATTAGGTTGGTTAGGCGATGAAATAGTTTTTTCAGGTGATATGTTTGCATTTAGACCTAATAATGATTTAGAAACAAAATATCTTACCTATTTATTGCAAACAGAACGTTTTGCAAAATATAAAGAAAAATATGCACAAGGAACAAAAGTCATTCGCCTTAATTCAAATAATTTTTTGAAATATGAGATTCCTGTTCCTTCATTAACAGAACAACAAAAAATTGTCAAAATTTTAGATAAATTCGATCGCTTGACTAATTCTATCAGCGAAGGATTACCGAAAGAAATTGCGTTAAGACGGAAACAGTATGAGTATTATCGGGAGCAGTTGTTGGATTTTCCTAAATAA